A single region of the Halomicroarcula saliterrae genome encodes:
- a CDS encoding FlaD/FlaE family flagellar protein has protein sequence MSSFALVPTLQALTPDVAALVPALVVLLSGGLVGMSIKNMFDSIMSDDEGDDDSGGDEMGGGGLMGDDGGGGGDDLGGLGGLDDDDDMGGFGDDEFGDMEDATGPDNDELEHRIDELENEVGSLSSTVNTVRTENESISESVDEVQENVRKLLDIYEMVTRGVNPFADDVDAGMGGGGMGDGSFGLFDDDGGDDEPDDIDDDVASADAEGFFDEDLVEDDMSMDDEVSMDDGDDMFGDDLDEEFEDDGGAFDEEFEEEDDMSMDDGLDMDDENSDDGEGGKSFAELKDEYESGDAEWADGEAEPGDDEELLEDDGDDLLGDDEMFDDDEGDLEDDDLFDEVIEDEADEAADGDGMGAVEAEPEPEPVADPEPEPEPEPEAAPEPEPEPTAETAPEPAADSDDGKPYLAAMPEGFAADMIIIEWLEFLVSQAGYRETSRAIDYYETIGWIDQSVADDLADYLRGFDDVDDSGSGLTIDHHTESLRYISQLDEDSGAEAVALSKLVGGGSDGIQR, from the coding sequence ATGAGTAGTTTCGCTCTCGTGCCGACGCTGCAGGCACTTACCCCCGACGTGGCCGCGCTCGTGCCGGCGCTGGTCGTGTTGCTTTCGGGCGGCCTGGTCGGGATGAGCATCAAGAACATGTTCGACTCTATCATGTCGGACGACGAGGGCGACGACGACAGCGGCGGTGACGAGATGGGTGGCGGCGGGCTGATGGGTGACGACGGCGGTGGCGGCGGCGACGACCTCGGCGGGCTGGGCGGCCTCGATGACGACGACGACATGGGCGGTTTCGGCGACGACGAGTTCGGCGACATGGAGGACGCCACCGGGCCGGACAACGACGAGCTGGAACACCGGATCGACGAACTGGAAAACGAGGTTGGCAGCCTCTCGTCGACGGTCAACACCGTCCGTACGGAAAACGAGTCGATCTCCGAGTCCGTCGACGAGGTCCAGGAGAACGTCCGGAAGCTGCTCGACATCTACGAGATGGTCACGCGCGGCGTGAACCCCTTCGCCGACGACGTCGACGCCGGTATGGGCGGGGGCGGTATGGGCGATGGCTCGTTCGGTCTGTTCGACGACGACGGTGGCGACGACGAACCCGACGACATCGACGACGACGTGGCCAGCGCCGACGCTGAGGGGTTTTTCGACGAAGACCTCGTCGAGGACGACATGTCGATGGACGACGAGGTGTCCATGGACGACGGCGACGACATGTTCGGGGACGACCTCGACGAGGAGTTCGAGGACGACGGCGGCGCGTTCGACGAGGAGTTCGAGGAGGAAGATGACATGAGTATGGACGACGGGCTCGATATGGACGACGAGAACAGCGACGACGGGGAGGGCGGCAAGTCCTTCGCCGAGCTGAAAGACGAGTACGAGTCGGGCGACGCCGAGTGGGCCGACGGTGAGGCGGAACCGGGGGACGACGAGGAGCTGCTGGAGGACGACGGCGACGACCTTCTGGGCGACGACGAGATGTTCGACGACGACGAAGGCGACCTCGAAGACGACGACCTCTTCGACGAGGTCATCGAGGACGAGGCCGACGAAGCGGCCGACGGGGACGGCATGGGCGCGGTCGAAGCGGAACCGGAGCCGGAACCCGTGGCAGACCCCGAGCCGGAGCCAGAACCGGAGCCCGAGGCAGCCCCCGAGCCGGAGCCAGAACCGACGGCGGAGACGGCCCCGGAGCCCGCCGCCGACAGCGACGACGGCAAACCCTATCTGGCGGCGATGCCGGAGGGGTTCGCGGCGGACATGATAATCATCGAGTGGCTGGAGTTCCTGGTCAGTCAGGCCGGCTACCGCGAGACGTCCCGCGCGATCGACTACTACGAGACCATCGGCTGGATCGACCAGTCCGTCGCCGACGACCTCGCGGACTACCTCCGCGGCTTCGACGACGTCGACGATTCCGGCAGCGGTCTGACTATCGACCACCACACCGAGAGTCTTCGCTACATCTCCCAGCTCGACGAGGACAGCGGCGCGGAGGCCGTCGCGCTCTCGAA
- a CDS encoding chemotaxis protein CheD: MKVYDGSQTDGARATKPERLKVGIAEYEVTTDAAVLTTSGLGSCIGIALYDEPTGAAGLVHIMLPTAENVEGGNRAKFADTGVAELVEALEAVGASTTTMEAKIAGGSDMLDFSENGSSIGARNLDQVRTTLSEYDIPVTGEDVGGDHGRSLRLEADSGDLVVKSANTGSVVL; the protein is encoded by the coding sequence ATGAAAGTGTACGACGGCAGCCAGACCGACGGGGCCCGAGCGACGAAGCCCGAGCGGCTGAAAGTCGGTATCGCCGAGTACGAGGTGACCACCGACGCGGCGGTGCTGACGACGAGCGGGCTGGGCTCCTGTATCGGCATCGCGCTGTACGACGAACCGACGGGGGCCGCCGGGCTCGTCCACATCATGTTGCCGACCGCGGAGAACGTCGAGGGCGGCAACCGGGCGAAGTTCGCGGACACCGGGGTAGCCGAACTCGTCGAGGCGCTCGAAGCTGTCGGGGCCTCGACGACGACGATGGAGGCGAAGATCGCCGGCGGGAGCGACATGCTCGACTTCTCGGAGAACGGCTCCTCCATCGGGGCGCGCAACCTCGACCAGGTCCGAACGACCCTCTCGGAGTACGACATCCCCGTCACCGGCGAGGACGTCGGCGGGGACCACGGTCGCTCGCTCCGACTGGAGGCCGACTCCGGTGACCTCGTGGTCAAGAGCGCGAACACCGGGTCTGTCGTCCTTTGA
- a CDS encoding chemotaxis protein CheC yields the protein MNVDIQSLGTFNQLAHEGAQQATRALAQMTGIDAAVDVTKITLLDRADIGEDLAGREFVGVQFGYEGVLQGDTVLVFDAESAETIADSLTGGASDDPAMARSAVNEIGNIMMSGFIDGWADYLDSTIDHSPPEYIEKSGAEVLPAAPEADDHRQVFVFKSAIEWVGESVNFYIYMLPEYEPLADAMMDSADTDGDAIPIDKLQTFNEMTTSGTQQAADNVEMLTGIPTEAEVTQISFAPIEDVPKQIGTETYVGTVVEFTGVPSGYLMVLFDEVSAENVAEAMMPVEIEGEGLTEQHEAAIEELGNIMTSGFVDGWANVLQTSVDHTPPKLVHDMGRSIVDPLAAQVGQHQEHAFIIDSKMETDDIEFRAEIHALPNEKELRVALDDLDVDRADETEADVEQIFE from the coding sequence ATGAACGTCGATATCCAGTCGCTGGGCACGTTCAACCAGCTCGCCCACGAGGGCGCCCAGCAGGCCACCCGGGCGCTGGCCCAGATGACCGGCATCGACGCCGCCGTCGACGTGACCAAAATCACGTTGCTCGACCGCGCCGACATCGGCGAGGACCTCGCGGGCCGGGAGTTCGTCGGCGTCCAGTTCGGCTACGAGGGCGTCCTGCAGGGCGACACCGTGCTGGTGTTCGACGCCGAATCCGCCGAGACTATCGCCGACTCGTTGACGGGCGGCGCCAGCGACGACCCGGCGATGGCCCGCAGTGCGGTCAACGAGATCGGCAACATCATGATGAGCGGCTTCATCGACGGCTGGGCCGACTATCTGGATTCGACTATCGACCACTCGCCGCCCGAATACATCGAGAAGTCCGGGGCCGAGGTGTTGCCGGCGGCCCCCGAAGCCGACGACCACCGGCAGGTGTTCGTCTTCAAATCGGCGATCGAGTGGGTCGGGGAGTCCGTGAACTTCTACATCTACATGCTGCCCGAGTACGAACCGCTCGCGGACGCGATGATGGACAGCGCCGACACGGACGGCGACGCCATCCCCATCGACAAGCTCCAGACGTTCAACGAGATGACGACCAGCGGCACACAGCAGGCCGCCGACAACGTCGAGATGCTGACGGGCATCCCGACCGAAGCCGAAGTGACCCAGATAAGCTTCGCACCCATCGAGGACGTGCCAAAGCAGATCGGCACGGAGACGTACGTCGGCACCGTCGTGGAGTTCACCGGCGTCCCCAGTGGCTACCTGATGGTCCTCTTCGACGAGGTGTCGGCCGAGAACGTCGCCGAGGCGATGATGCCCGTCGAAATCGAGGGCGAGGGGCTGACCGAGCAACACGAGGCCGCTATCGAGGAGCTGGGCAACATCATGACCAGCGGCTTCGTCGACGGCTGGGCGAACGTGTTGCAGACCTCGGTCGACCACACGCCGCCGAAACTCGTTCACGACATGGGGCGGTCTATCGTGGACCCGCTCGCCGCACAGGTCGGCCAGCACCAGGAGCACGCCTTCATCATCGACTCGAAGATGGAGACCGACGACATCGAGTTCCGTGCCGAGATTCACGCCCTGCCAAACGAGAAGGAACTGCGCGTGGCGCTCGACGACTTAGACGTGGACCGCGCCGACGAGACCGAGGCCGACGTCGAACAGATATTCGAATAA
- the cheY gene encoding chemotaxis protein CheY produces the protein MPDVLIADDSEFMRNLLREILEEDHTIVGEVENGVEAVEVYKEQTPDLVMMDIVMPIRDGIEATSEIKSSNPNANVIMCTSVGQEEKMKEAVKAGADGYITKPFQKPSVMEAIEDVVPS, from the coding sequence ATGCCAGACGTACTGATAGCCGACGACTCGGAGTTTATGCGGAACCTGCTACGGGAGATTCTCGAAGAGGACCACACTATCGTTGGGGAAGTCGAGAACGGCGTGGAGGCGGTCGAAGTGTACAAAGAACAGACCCCGGATCTGGTGATGATGGACATCGTGATGCCGATTCGGGACGGCATCGAGGCGACGAGCGAGATCAAGTCCTCGAACCCGAACGCCAACGTCATCATGTGTACCAGCGTCGGGCAGGAGGAGAAGATGAAAGAGGCCGTCAAGGCCGGCGCCGACGGCTACATCACCAAGCCCTTCCAGAAACCCAGCGTGATGGAGGCTATCGAGGACGTCGTCCCGTCATAG
- a CDS encoding DUF7500 family protein, whose amino-acid sequence MDRGPDEPNPEDGKILSPDELDLEDDEHVTQIDEGRYVVSPDVREDDTAGSGPTPPRPRTEREPDPQTPAFTDGNVHEWLAEQMADSNARYGFDVTAKFDGEVDQQRLSSNDIVTVFESLMLWYGRQMDGSTDVEDVLGILLSESNVPVKYPPGSVKSLARSVGLSPDDSIADLVDAVEERDGAQL is encoded by the coding sequence ATGGACCGGGGGCCCGACGAACCGAATCCGGAAGACGGGAAGATTCTCTCCCCCGACGAGCTCGATCTGGAAGACGACGAGCACGTCACCCAGATCGACGAGGGTCGGTACGTCGTCTCACCGGACGTGCGCGAGGACGACACCGCCGGCAGCGGGCCGACGCCGCCGCGACCCCGCACCGAGCGGGAACCGGACCCACAGACTCCGGCGTTCACCGACGGGAACGTCCACGAGTGGCTCGCCGAGCAGATGGCCGACTCGAACGCCCGCTACGGGTTCGACGTGACCGCGAAGTTCGACGGCGAGGTCGACCAGCAGCGCCTCTCCTCGAACGACATCGTCACCGTCTTCGAGAGCCTCATGCTCTGGTACGGCCGCCAGATGGACGGGTCGACCGACGTCGAGGACGTCCTCGGTATCCTGCTCTCGGAGTCGAACGTCCCGGTGAAGTACCCGCCGGGCAGCGTCAAATCCCTGGCCCGGTCGGTCGGACTGAGCCCCGACGACAGTATCGCGGACCTCGTCGACGCGGTCGAGGAGCGCGACGGCGCACAGCTGTAG
- a CDS encoding archaellin/type IV pilin N-terminal domain-containing protein, with product MFNELRNDDDRGQVGIGTLIVFIAMVLVAAIAAGVLINTAGFLQSGAEETGQQSSDQVTNRLQVVSAVGEDINSGSVQTVRITVKKAPGAGNIDLGTTTLQFVHSSGSTDLTYGSYNTDGTALSPGGENFGVTDVQDEDGSLSSTGVVLNDPADRAQLILDTSNIVSTTSGLEEGDTATIQINTQSGGTTELRLVVPETLSGASAVNL from the coding sequence ATGTTCAACGAATTACGGAACGACGACGACCGCGGGCAGGTCGGTATCGGCACCCTCATCGTGTTCATCGCGATGGTGCTGGTGGCGGCCATCGCCGCGGGCGTCCTGATCAACACGGCCGGGTTCCTGCAGAGCGGTGCCGAGGAAACCGGACAGCAGAGTAGTGACCAAGTGACCAACCGGCTCCAGGTTGTGAGCGCCGTCGGTGAAGACATCAACTCCGGCAGCGTACAGACCGTCCGCATCACGGTGAAGAAGGCCCCCGGTGCGGGGAACATCGACCTCGGGACGACGACGCTGCAGTTCGTCCACTCCAGCGGGTCGACTGACCTGACCTACGGGAGCTACAACACCGATGGCACTGCCCTCTCGCCCGGTGGCGAGAACTTCGGTGTGACCGACGTGCAAGACGAGGACGGTTCGCTCAGCTCTACCGGTGTCGTGCTCAACGACCCCGCGGACCGCGCACAGCTCATCCTCGACACCAGCAACATCGTCTCCACCACCAGCGGCCTCGAAGAGGGTGACACGGCGACGATCCAGATCAACACCCAGTCCGGTGGCACCACGGAACTGCGACTCGTGGTCCCGGAGACCCTGTCTGGCGCCTCTGCGGTCAACCTCTAA
- a CDS encoding archaellin/type IV pilin N-terminal domain-containing protein, whose amino-acid sequence MLEAFRPNDDDRGQVGIGTLIVFIAMVLVAAIAAGVLINTAGFLQSGAEETGQQSSDQVTNRLQVVSAVGTDVSSDGVDTVSITVKKAPGANNIDLSSTTLQFVHSSGSTDITFGTYAADESTLDPSGTAFDVTDVQDEGGQSIEGDAPVLNDPADRAQIILDTQEITGGFAEGDTATIQINTQSGGTTELRLVVPETLSGSSAVNL is encoded by the coding sequence ATGCTCGAAGCTTTCAGACCCAACGACGACGACCGCGGGCAGGTCGGTATCGGCACCCTCATCGTGTTCATCGCGATGGTGCTGGTGGCGGCCATCGCCGCGGGCGTCCTGATCAACACGGCCGGATTCCTGCAAAGCGGTGCCGAGGAAACCGGACAACAGAGCAGCGACCAGGTCACCAACCGACTCCAGGTGGTCAGTGCCGTCGGCACCGACGTCAGCTCGGACGGTGTCGATACGGTCTCGATTACGGTGAAGAAGGCGCCCGGCGCCAACAACATCGACCTGAGCAGTACGACGCTGCAGTTCGTCCACTCCAGCGGGTCGACCGACATCACCTTCGGGACGTACGCGGCCGACGAGTCGACGCTCGACCCGTCCGGGACGGCGTTCGACGTCACCGACGTTCAGGACGAGGGCGGCCAGTCCATCGAGGGTGACGCCCCGGTGCTGAACGACCCCGCGGACCGCGCACAGATCATCCTCGACACCCAGGAGATAACCGGTGGCTTCGCCGAGGGCGATACGGCGACGATCCAGATCAACACCCAGTCCGGTGGCACCACGGAACTGCGACTCGTGGTCCCAGAGACGCTATCCGGCTCCTCCGCGGTCAACCTGTAA
- a CDS encoding DUF7521 family protein, which yields MIELLYAVSTLVFVVAGLTMVGMAMRAYVQTSRQAMLYLSLGFSLAVAGAAATMISAFINDFQGVRSLLLVNSGLTTFGYLFVMYSLVTYE from the coding sequence ATGATAGAACTCCTCTATGCCGTCTCGACGCTCGTGTTCGTCGTCGCCGGACTCACGATGGTCGGGATGGCGATGCGGGCGTACGTCCAGACGTCCAGGCAGGCGATGCTCTACCTGTCGCTCGGTTTCTCGCTCGCGGTCGCGGGCGCGGCGGCGACGATGATAAGCGCGTTCATCAACGACTTCCAGGGCGTCCGGTCGCTCCTGCTCGTCAACAGCGGACTGACGACCTTCGGCTACCTGTTCGTGATGTACAGTCTCGTCACGTACGAGTGA
- a CDS encoding helix-turn-helix domain-containing protein: protein MASAELLQTLGNKYSAEILDATDEPISAQDLSDELEIPIATCYRRIDELTEHDLLELHDNILSDDRRRIKVYRRNVDEVRVDFDEGLSVQVEERSEVTNKLDEAWRTLSDR, encoded by the coding sequence ATGGCATCCGCGGAGTTGCTCCAGACGCTGGGAAACAAATACAGCGCCGAGATACTGGACGCGACGGACGAACCCATCTCGGCACAGGACCTGAGCGACGAACTCGAGATTCCTATCGCGACCTGTTACCGGCGTATCGACGAGTTGACCGAACACGATCTGCTCGAACTCCACGACAACATCCTCTCGGACGACCGGCGGCGTATCAAAGTATATCGACGTAACGTCGACGAAGTACGGGTCGATTTCGACGAGGGGCTGAGCGTGCAGGTCGAGGAGCGTTCCGAAGTCACGAACAAGCTCGACGAGGCCTGGCGCACCCTCTCGGACAGATAA
- a CDS encoding RAD55 family ATPase, with protein MIQLTKTGIDGLDAILNGGIVKNSTTLISGNPGAGKSILCLQYIYNGVEMFDEKGIYLSFEENESDLRQAAESIGFDKWPEYVENGDIKVYDKQVLLRENDFSSSLEILLDDLENDDYDRLVLDSLAMFQLFFESEKEKRTYLLKLTDILRENGLTTLLTNEQGAVFPDTEIGLENYLTDGNIYLIQTPTDSGVSRYVWVAKMRKQNIETDIYPMEIDWGGLKVHQNASAFSMMSEEESPI; from the coding sequence ATGATACAGCTAACCAAGACTGGCATCGACGGTCTCGATGCCATCCTCAACGGTGGTATCGTCAAGAACTCCACGACCCTGATAAGCGGTAATCCCGGTGCCGGGAAGTCGATACTCTGTCTCCAGTATATCTACAACGGCGTCGAGATGTTCGACGAGAAAGGCATCTACCTCTCCTTCGAGGAAAACGAGTCGGACCTCCGGCAGGCCGCCGAGTCCATCGGCTTCGACAAGTGGCCCGAGTACGTCGAAAACGGCGATATCAAGGTGTACGACAAGCAGGTGCTGCTCCGGGAGAACGACTTCTCCTCCTCGCTCGAAATCCTGCTGGACGACCTCGAAAACGACGACTACGACCGGCTGGTGCTCGACTCGCTGGCGATGTTCCAGCTCTTCTTCGAGAGCGAGAAGGAGAAGCGAACCTACCTGCTGAAACTCACCGATATTCTCCGGGAGAACGGGCTGACGACGCTGCTGACAAACGAACAGGGAGCGGTGTTCCCGGACACGGAGATCGGGCTGGAGAACTACCTCACCGACGGGAACATCTACCTCATCCAGACCCCGACCGACTCCGGTGTCAGCCGGTACGTCTGGGTCGCAAAGATGCGAAAGCAAAACATCGAGACGGATATCTACCCGATGGAGATCGACTGGGGCGGCCTCAAGGTCCACCAGAACGCGAGCGCCTTCTCGATGATGAGCGAGGAGGAGTCGCCGATATAG
- a CDS encoding chemotaxis protein CheW — protein MAAQSTTTGQVLEFQLGEETYCVSIGYVTEIVDIGDLTQVPNAPAHVEGVMDLRGRTTSIVDPKTVFGIHGDSEGQRIIVFDPDIVQDQGAAGWLVDEVYQVVQVTPEQIDQSPANDSGSIRGVVKRDDEFVIWVDPAVVHSTQ, from the coding sequence ATGGCAGCCCAGTCAACTACCACCGGTCAGGTGCTCGAATTCCAACTCGGCGAGGAGACGTACTGTGTCAGCATCGGTTACGTGACCGAAATCGTCGACATCGGCGACCTGACACAGGTCCCGAACGCCCCGGCCCACGTCGAAGGGGTGATGGACCTCCGCGGGCGGACGACGTCCATCGTCGACCCGAAGACCGTCTTCGGCATCCACGGCGACAGCGAGGGCCAGCGGATTATCGTCTTCGACCCGGATATCGTCCAAGACCAGGGCGCAGCGGGGTGGCTGGTCGACGAGGTGTATCAGGTCGTCCAGGTCACACCGGAACAGATAGACCAGTCTCCGGCGAACGACTCCGGTTCGATACGCGGCGTCGTCAAGCGCGACGACGAGTTCGTCATCTGGGTCGACCCGGCTGTCGTTCACAGCACACAGTAG
- a CDS encoding protein-glutamate methylesterase/protein-glutamine glutaminase, translating to MTGGTRAVVADDSHFMRSVISDILEEGGIEVATEAKNGREAVEAVRTHEPDVVTMDVEMPEMNGIEATEQIMAERPTPVLMLSAHTDENADVTFEALDKGAVDFFTKPGGEVSMEMSRLKDQLVDIVSSVARVDVGTQSSTPRAGRGTSGASTRNRSYTANPTLVVGSSTGGPKMVEQVMAELPREADFRVLVVQHMPEGFTGRFSERIDDRSDYDVREATDGARLAGGEALVAAGDRHMEVKNYRNGRLRVKLTQDPPENSVRPAVDVTMRTAAAVIDDPLVGVILTGMGGDGADGIVRLKDAGARTIAQDEATSAVYGMPKRAVETGCVDSVLPIDEMANGILDAITTEVSS from the coding sequence ATGACCGGCGGGACGCGTGCGGTAGTGGCCGACGACTCGCATTTCATGCGGAGTGTCATCTCAGACATCCTCGAAGAGGGGGGTATCGAGGTCGCCACCGAGGCGAAGAACGGCCGCGAGGCCGTCGAGGCCGTCCGCACACACGAGCCGGACGTGGTGACGATGGACGTAGAGATGCCCGAGATGAACGGTATCGAGGCCACGGAACAGATCATGGCCGAACGGCCGACGCCCGTGCTCATGCTCTCCGCGCACACGGACGAGAACGCCGACGTGACCTTCGAGGCGCTGGATAAGGGCGCCGTCGATTTCTTCACCAAGCCCGGCGGCGAGGTGTCGATGGAGATGTCGCGGCTGAAAGACCAGCTCGTCGACATCGTCTCGTCGGTCGCGCGGGTCGACGTCGGCACGCAGTCCTCGACCCCGCGGGCGGGCCGGGGGACGAGCGGGGCGAGCACCCGCAACCGGAGCTACACCGCGAACCCGACGCTGGTCGTCGGCTCCTCGACCGGCGGGCCGAAGATGGTCGAGCAGGTGATGGCGGAGCTGCCCCGGGAGGCCGACTTCCGGGTGCTCGTCGTCCAGCACATGCCCGAGGGCTTTACCGGCCGCTTCTCCGAGCGCATCGACGACCGGAGCGACTACGACGTGCGGGAGGCGACCGACGGCGCTCGCCTCGCCGGCGGCGAGGCGCTCGTCGCTGCCGGCGACCGACACATGGAGGTCAAGAACTACCGGAACGGCCGGCTCCGGGTGAAGCTGACACAGGACCCGCCCGAAAACAGCGTCCGACCCGCCGTCGACGTGACGATGCGGACGGCCGCGGCAGTCATCGACGACCCGCTGGTGGGCGTCATCCTTACCGGGATGGGCGGGGACGGGGCCGACGGCATCGTACGGCTGAAAGACGCGGGCGCGCGCACTATCGCACAGGACGAGGCCACGTCAGCGGTGTACGGGATGCCAAAGCGGGCCGTCGAGACCGGCTGCGTGGACAGCGTGCTCCCCATCGACGAGATGGCGAACGGGATTCTCGACGCGATAACGACCGAGGTGAGCTCATAA
- the cheA gene encoding chemotaxis protein CheA, giving the protein MDDQYLDAFIRESEEAITELNNSLLDLESDPSDEEAMDSIFRTAHTLKGNFGAMGFDDAANLAHAMEDLLDAMRQGEMQVTPDVMDLVFAGVDEIEVIVTEIEAEGESDTTADDLVAQLRTVLEEGADAAGDDGGSEPAAGGGAAANADIDADIDPTVADGRVVHVAVDVGESDMLGVDSMLALEAVEDIFGVVAFDPPRADIEDGNFEDTFDLYLDAGDAATVDAELASVGKIESFTATDVTDQLSAAAPDPAPAATESGDGGEEEHSVDEIKSVRVDVDQLDDLHGLVEQLVTSRIKLRRAVETEDLDSAGETLNELDKITANLQNTVMDMRLIPLKKVVGKFPRLVRDLARELDKDIEFEIAGEDIELDRTILTEISDPLMHILRNSVDHGIESPAVREAAGKDPTGHITLRASRERDHVIIEVEDDGAGLDVEGIQNKAIEKGVRSPEELEAMDDSAIYDLIFHPGFSTADEVTDTSGRGVGMDVVHDTVTQLDGSVNVDSEPGTGTTVALRLPVTMAIVKVLFVEVGDEEYGVPIKNVDEITATSAVKQVNGTEVIKHNDDIYPVIHLDDTFDVPGETKNGDGMLVRIRESERQVALHCDSVNSQEEVVVKPLEGILSGTPGLSGTAVLGDGNIVHILDVVTL; this is encoded by the coding sequence ATGGACGACCAGTATCTCGACGCATTCATCCGCGAAAGCGAGGAGGCGATAACCGAGCTGAACAACTCCTTGCTGGACCTCGAATCGGACCCCTCCGACGAGGAGGCGATGGACTCCATCTTCCGGACCGCACACACGCTGAAGGGGAACTTCGGCGCGATGGGCTTCGACGACGCGGCGAATCTCGCCCACGCGATGGAGGACCTACTCGACGCCATGCGGCAAGGGGAGATGCAGGTCACCCCGGACGTGATGGACCTCGTCTTCGCCGGCGTCGACGAAATCGAGGTCATCGTCACCGAGATCGAGGCCGAGGGGGAGTCAGACACCACCGCCGACGACCTGGTCGCGCAGCTGCGCACCGTCCTCGAAGAGGGGGCCGACGCAGCGGGCGACGACGGCGGTTCGGAGCCGGCGGCCGGGGGCGGGGCCGCCGCGAACGCTGACATCGACGCCGATATCGACCCGACTGTGGCCGACGGCCGCGTCGTCCACGTCGCCGTCGACGTGGGCGAGTCGGATATGCTCGGTGTGGACTCGATGCTGGCGCTGGAAGCCGTCGAGGACATCTTCGGCGTCGTCGCGTTCGACCCCCCGCGGGCCGATATCGAGGACGGGAACTTCGAGGACACCTTCGACCTCTATCTCGACGCGGGCGACGCCGCGACGGTCGACGCCGAGCTCGCCTCGGTCGGCAAGATCGAGTCGTTCACCGCGACCGACGTGACCGACCAGCTGAGCGCGGCGGCGCCCGACCCCGCGCCGGCGGCGACCGAGTCCGGCGACGGCGGCGAAGAGGAACACAGCGTCGACGAGATCAAGTCGGTCCGCGTCGACGTCGACCAGCTCGACGACCTCCACGGCCTCGTCGAGCAGCTGGTCACCAGCCGAATCAAGCTGCGCCGTGCCGTCGAGACCGAGGACCTCGATTCGGCCGGCGAGACGCTCAACGAACTGGACAAGATAACGGCGAACCTCCAGAACACGGTGATGGACATGCGGCTCATCCCGCTGAAGAAGGTCGTCGGGAAGTTCCCGCGGCTGGTCCGGGACCTGGCCCGCGAACTGGACAAGGACATCGAGTTCGAGATAGCGGGCGAGGACATCGAGCTCGACCGGACGATTCTGACCGAGATATCGGACCCGCTGATGCACATTCTCCGGAACTCGGTCGACCACGGCATCGAGTCGCCCGCCGTGCGCGAGGCCGCCGGAAAGGACCCGACCGGCCACATCACGCTGCGGGCCTCCCGGGAGCGCGACCACGTCATCATCGAGGTCGAAGACGACGGCGCCGGACTCGACGTCGAGGGCATCCAGAACAAGGCCATCGAGAAGGGCGTGCGCTCGCCCGAGGAACTGGAGGCGATGGACGATTCGGCCATCTACGACCTCATCTTCCACCCGGGCTTCTCGACGGCCGACGAAGTGACCGACACGAGCGGCCGCGGCGTCGGGATGGACGTCGTCCACGACACCGTCACGCAGCTCGACGGGTCGGTCAACGTCGACTCCGAGCCCGGTACCGGCACGACCGTCGCCCTGCGGCTCCCGGTGACAATGGCCATCGTGAAGGTGCTGTTCGTCGAGGTGGGCGACGAGGAGTACGGCGTCCCTATCAAGAACGTCGACGAGATAACCGCCACGTCCGCCGTGAAGCAGGTCAACGGCACCGAGGTCATCAAACACAACGACGACATCTACCCGGTCATCCACCTGGACGACACCTTCGACGTGCCAGGCGAGACCAAGAACGGCGACGGCATGCTCGTTCGCATCAGGGAGTCGGAGCGACAGGTCGCCCTGCACTGTGACTCGGTCAACAGCCAGGAGGAGGTGGTCGTCAAACCCCTCGAAGGAATCCTCTCGGGGACGCCGGGACTGTCGGGGACCGCGGTGCTCGGTGACGGCAACATCGTGCACATCTTGGACGTGGTCACGCTATGA